Proteins from a single region of Streptomyces sp. HUAS 15-9:
- a CDS encoding NADP-dependent oxidoreductase, translated as MINREWHLLSRPVGWPKPEDFALLETEVPTPGEGQVLVRNEYLSVDPYMRGRMSAAKSYAAPYELGKVMQGGAVGEVVASNAEGISVGDHVLHFFGWREYAAVDAKNAVKVDPAAAPLSTYLGVLGMTGLTAYAGLLRTASFKEGDSVFVSGAAGAVGSQVGQIAKLKGASRVIGSAGSDEKVKLLVEEYGFDAAFNYKNGPVAEQLREAAPDGIDVYFDNVGGDHLEAAIGSLNQGGRIAVCGMISVYNNTEPAPGPRNLARLIQTRGRIEGFLVGDHYDLQPQFVAEVGPWVASGQLKYRETVVEGIENNLEAFLGVLRGDNTGKMIVKL; from the coding sequence ATGATCAACCGCGAATGGCACCTCCTCAGCCGTCCCGTCGGCTGGCCGAAGCCCGAGGACTTCGCCCTGCTCGAGACGGAGGTCCCGACGCCGGGCGAGGGCCAGGTGCTGGTGCGGAACGAGTACCTCTCGGTCGACCCCTACATGCGTGGCCGGATGAGCGCCGCCAAGTCGTACGCGGCCCCCTACGAACTCGGCAAGGTCATGCAGGGCGGCGCGGTGGGCGAGGTCGTGGCCTCCAACGCCGAGGGGATCTCGGTCGGCGACCACGTCCTGCACTTCTTCGGCTGGCGCGAGTACGCGGCCGTGGACGCGAAGAACGCCGTCAAGGTCGACCCCGCCGCCGCGCCCCTGTCGACGTACCTCGGCGTCCTCGGCATGACCGGCCTCACCGCCTACGCCGGTCTGCTGCGCACCGCCTCCTTCAAGGAGGGCGACAGCGTCTTCGTCTCCGGCGCTGCGGGTGCCGTGGGCAGCCAGGTCGGCCAGATCGCCAAGCTCAAGGGCGCCTCGCGGGTCATCGGCTCCGCCGGGTCCGACGAGAAGGTCAAGCTGCTGGTGGAGGAGTACGGCTTCGACGCCGCCTTCAACTACAAGAACGGCCCGGTGGCCGAGCAACTGCGCGAGGCCGCTCCCGACGGCATCGACGTCTACTTCGACAACGTCGGCGGCGACCACCTGGAGGCGGCCATCGGGTCGCTGAACCAGGGCGGCCGGATCGCCGTCTGCGGAATGATCTCCGTCTACAACAACACCGAGCCGGCCCCCGGCCCGAGGAACCTCGCCCGGCTCATCCAGACCCGTGGCCGCATCGAGGGCTTCCTCGTCGGCGACCACTACGACCTGCAGCCGCAGTTCGTGGCCGAGGTCGGCCCGTGGGTGGCCTCCGGGCAGCTGAAGTACCGCGAGACCGTCGTCGAGGGCATCGAGAACAACCTGGAGGCGTTCCTCGGGGTCCTGCGCGGCGACAACACCGGCAAGATGATCGTCAAGCTGTAG
- a CDS encoding pyroglutamyl peptidase → MNSLRVRIGVLGLALMAGLAAPTATASAGTAPAPTVEEQRLDRAVPREILRRSGFGTVAPELAHALGSAHSYAQARRLVVREGSALWRRAVERAQGRGSAGGDLSRDDDRPLYWARLGMTREVRTWEPEFGLSDAQRSALLSELERTSRGQTDIRYPHGKGVRRILVTGFDPFTLDRDIRISNPSGATALALDGTVIRTADGPARVETAVFPVRWQDFTGGTSQAFGSGGGTVERTLRPYLPKVDLFTTVSQGRVGRFDVEHTNGAWRGGFPDNDNVGRTETVPVTDTASQPQWTTTTLPYAAIVAARTGRFPVYDHTEVTEIPAGGTGPVVRADGPTPGSVARAGGGGDYLSNEIAYRATLLRDRLGLHDSLPGGHVHTPVLQFGTGNTDPASGTVTDPEFVRNRLDIIDQVRSIVTVAADAEFRR, encoded by the coding sequence TTGAATTCATTACGTGTTCGGATCGGCGTCCTCGGACTGGCCCTGATGGCGGGGCTGGCGGCCCCCACGGCGACGGCGTCCGCCGGTACGGCCCCGGCGCCGACCGTCGAGGAACAGCGGCTCGACCGGGCCGTGCCCCGGGAGATCCTGCGGCGCTCGGGATTCGGCACCGTGGCCCCGGAGCTGGCCCACGCGCTCGGCTCCGCGCACTCCTACGCCCAGGCCCGGCGCCTCGTCGTACGGGAGGGATCGGCGCTGTGGCGGCGGGCGGTCGAGCGGGCGCAGGGGCGGGGGTCCGCGGGCGGTGACCTCAGCAGGGACGACGACCGGCCGCTGTACTGGGCCCGGCTGGGGATGACCCGGGAAGTGCGCACGTGGGAGCCGGAGTTCGGCCTGTCCGACGCTCAACGGTCCGCACTGCTGTCGGAGTTGGAGCGGACCTCACGCGGCCAGACCGACATCCGCTATCCGCACGGCAAGGGCGTCCGGCGGATCCTGGTCACGGGCTTCGACCCGTTCACCCTCGACCGGGACATCCGCATCTCCAACCCGTCCGGGGCCACCGCGCTCGCGCTGGACGGCACGGTGATCCGGACGGCGGACGGTCCGGCGCGCGTGGAGACGGCCGTGTTCCCGGTGCGCTGGCAGGACTTCACTGGGGGCACCTCCCAGGCTTTCGGCTCTGGGGGAGGGACGGTGGAGCGGACGCTGCGGCCGTACCTGCCGAAGGTCGATCTCTTCACGACGGTGAGCCAGGGCCGGGTCGGGCGCTTCGACGTCGAGCACACCAACGGGGCCTGGCGGGGCGGCTTCCCCGACAACGACAACGTCGGCCGGACGGAGACGGTCCCGGTCACCGACACGGCCTCGCAGCCGCAGTGGACGACCACGACGCTGCCCTACGCGGCGATCGTGGCCGCGCGCACCGGGCGCTTCCCCGTGTACGACCACACCGAGGTGACCGAGATCCCGGCGGGCGGCACCGGTCCCGTCGTACGGGCGGACGGCCCGACCCCCGGCTCGGTGGCACGCGCCGGCGGTGGTGGCGACTACCTCTCCAACGAGATCGCCTACCGTGCGACGCTGCTGAGGGACCGTCTGGGCCTGCACGACAGCCTGCCCGGCGGCCATGTCCACACTCCCGTGCTCCAGTTCGGCACCGGGAACACGGACCCGGCGTCCGGCACGGTCACGGACCCGGAGTTCGTGCGGAACCGGCTCGACATCATCGACCAGGTGCGGTCGATCGTGACGGTGGCGGCGGACGCCGAGTTCAGGAGGTGA
- a CDS encoding glycoside hydrolase family 3 protein yields the protein MAETGNARADAAREAVVEAALGRLDLDAKTRLLAGRDMWTLPALPEIGLKSLVMSDGPIGVRGVRWTADDPSVALPSPTALAAAWDPELARRAGVLLAQEARRKGVHLLLAPTVNLHRSPLGGRHFEAYSEDPYLTGRIGTGYVTGVQSGGVGATVKHFVANDAETDRFTVNNLVPERALRELYLAPFEAIVENARPWAVMTAYNSVNGTTMTEHHHLVNEVLRGEWGFDGLNVSDWTAARSTVAAIEGGLDAAMPGPVTVYGEPLARAVRAGTVSEATVDTAVRNVLRLAARVGILEGAEPAVTELPAPVDGAALAREIARRSFVLVRNERRALPLAVGRKVALIGAAARDAHILGGGSATVFPARIVSPLDALTAALPEGGLTYTVGADPSTELAVGEGGFALHAVCRDTDGRVIGTGSAPGGQIQWTGTDLPEGVGFDTLHTVELTGTYTPRETGEHTFGIKGLGAFTLTIGGTTYYDDVQHPTGDDPFAAVFGTPVPRARTELTAGEPVDVSLTHVVTHPGRRPFKSVVFALAHQDPRRDPDELIAEAVEAARDADTAVVVVATSERVESEGFDRRDLRLPGRQDDLVRAVAAANPDTVVVVNSGSPVELPWRHEVAAVLLGWFPGQEGGAALADVLTGAYEPGGRLPTTWGSLDDAPVTRVAPDNGELPYTEGVFIGHRAWERAGRTPSYAFGHGLGYTEWTYESLEVEGTTVKVRVRNSGARAGREVVQVYLAPAEPDAHRPARWLAGFAGVEAGPGDSVEASVEIPRRAFEIWDDSWVCVKGSYEITAGRSIVDRRLTATTNV from the coding sequence GTGGCGGAGACCGGCAATGCCCGAGCGGACGCGGCCCGTGAGGCCGTCGTGGAGGCCGCCCTCGGGCGGCTCGACCTGGACGCCAAGACCCGCCTCCTGGCGGGCCGGGACATGTGGACCCTGCCCGCCCTGCCGGAGATCGGCCTGAAGTCCCTCGTCATGTCCGACGGCCCGATCGGCGTCCGGGGCGTGCGCTGGACCGCCGACGACCCGTCCGTCGCCCTGCCCTCCCCGACCGCGCTCGCCGCCGCCTGGGACCCGGAGCTGGCCCGCCGTGCCGGTGTCCTGCTCGCCCAGGAGGCCCGCCGCAAGGGCGTCCACCTGCTCCTCGCGCCCACCGTCAACCTGCACCGCTCCCCGCTCGGCGGCCGTCACTTCGAGGCCTACAGCGAGGACCCGTACCTCACCGGGCGGATCGGCACCGGCTATGTGACCGGCGTGCAGTCCGGCGGCGTCGGCGCCACGGTCAAGCACTTCGTCGCCAACGACGCCGAGACCGACCGCTTCACGGTGAACAACCTGGTCCCCGAACGCGCCCTGCGCGAGCTGTACCTGGCCCCCTTCGAGGCGATCGTCGAGAACGCCCGCCCCTGGGCCGTCATGACCGCCTACAACTCGGTCAACGGCACGACGATGACCGAACACCACCACCTGGTCAACGAAGTCCTGCGCGGCGAATGGGGCTTCGACGGCCTCAATGTCTCCGACTGGACGGCCGCCCGCTCCACCGTCGCCGCGATCGAGGGCGGCCTCGACGCCGCCATGCCCGGCCCGGTCACGGTGTACGGCGAACCGCTCGCACGGGCCGTCCGCGCCGGGACGGTGTCCGAGGCGACGGTCGACACGGCCGTACGGAACGTGCTGCGCCTCGCCGCCCGCGTCGGCATCCTGGAGGGTGCCGAACCGGCCGTCACCGAACTGCCGGCACCGGTCGACGGAGCGGCCCTGGCCCGCGAGATCGCCCGCCGCTCCTTCGTCCTCGTACGGAACGAGCGCCGTGCCCTGCCCCTGGCCGTCGGTCGGAAGGTGGCCCTGATCGGCGCCGCCGCCCGTGACGCCCACATCCTCGGCGGCGGCTCCGCGACCGTCTTCCCGGCCCGGATCGTCTCCCCGCTCGACGCCCTCACCGCGGCCCTGCCCGAGGGCGGACTCACCTACACCGTCGGCGCCGACCCGAGCACCGAACTCGCCGTCGGTGAGGGCGGGTTCGCGCTGCACGCCGTCTGCCGGGACACCGACGGCCGGGTCATCGGCACCGGCTCCGCCCCGGGCGGCCAGATCCAGTGGACGGGCACCGACCTACCCGAGGGCGTCGGCTTCGACACCCTGCACACCGTCGAACTGACCGGCACCTACACCCCGCGCGAGACCGGCGAGCACACCTTCGGCATCAAAGGCCTGGGCGCCTTCACACTCACGATCGGCGGCACTACGTACTACGACGACGTTCAGCACCCCACCGGCGACGACCCCTTCGCCGCCGTCTTCGGCACCCCGGTACCCCGCGCCCGGACCGAACTCACCGCGGGCGAACCGGTGGACGTCTCCCTCACCCACGTCGTGACCCACCCCGGCAGGCGCCCCTTCAAGAGCGTCGTCTTCGCCCTGGCCCACCAGGACCCCCGGCGCGACCCGGACGAGCTGATCGCCGAGGCCGTCGAGGCCGCGCGCGACGCCGACACCGCGGTCGTGGTCGTCGCCACCAGCGAACGCGTCGAGTCGGAGGGCTTCGACCGCCGCGACCTGCGCCTGCCCGGCCGACAGGACGACCTGGTCCGCGCGGTCGCCGCCGCCAACCCCGACACCGTCGTGGTCGTCAACTCCGGCTCCCCGGTGGAACTGCCCTGGCGCCACGAGGTCGCGGCCGTGCTGCTCGGCTGGTTCCCCGGCCAGGAGGGCGGCGCGGCCCTGGCCGACGTGCTGACGGGGGCGTACGAACCCGGCGGCCGGCTGCCGACCACCTGGGGCTCCCTGGACGACGCCCCGGTCACCCGGGTCGCCCCGGACAACGGCGAGCTCCCCTACACCGAGGGCGTGTTCATCGGCCACCGCGCCTGGGAGCGGGCGGGCCGCACCCCGTCGTACGCCTTCGGGCACGGACTCGGGTACACCGAGTGGACGTACGAGTCGCTGGAGGTCGAGGGCACGACCGTGAAGGTCCGCGTCCGCAACTCCGGTGCTCGGGCGGGCCGGGAGGTCGTGCAGGTCTATCTGGCGCCGGCCGAGCCGGACGCCCACCGCCCCGCCCGTTGGCTGGCCGGATTCGCGGGCGTAGAGGCGGGGCCCGGCGACAGCGTCGAGGCGAGTGTCGAGATCCCGCGCCGCGCCTTCGAAATCTGGGACGACTCGTGGGTGTGTGTGAAGGGTTCGTACGAGATCACAGCGGGGCGCTCGATCGTCGACCGCCGACTCACCGCCACGACTAACGTCTGA
- a CDS encoding EI24 domain-containing protein, with protein sequence MRDLGVGFGYLLKGQRWVARHGKQYGFGLVPGLITLVLYAAALVVLAVWGEDVVGWATPFADGWSSPWQGLFRGFLTAVLFALGLLMAVLTFTAVTLLIGQPFYENLSEKVDRDVSPDGTAPESGLPLWRELWISARDSLRVLIRAAVWGVLLFAVGFLPFVGQTAVPVLGFFVTGFFLTEELASVALQRRGVELRARLTLLRSRKTLVWGFGTPLGLAFLVPFVAVFLMPGAVAGATLLARDLLGEEIDEEEDTDQDTDDAEGEQVTS encoded by the coding sequence ATGCGTGATCTCGGGGTGGGGTTCGGTTATCTGCTGAAGGGCCAGCGTTGGGTGGCCCGGCACGGGAAGCAGTACGGCTTCGGCCTTGTGCCCGGCCTGATCACCCTCGTTCTCTACGCGGCGGCGCTCGTCGTGCTGGCCGTCTGGGGTGAGGATGTCGTCGGCTGGGCCACGCCCTTCGCCGACGGCTGGTCGAGCCCCTGGCAGGGGCTGTTCCGGGGCTTTCTCACGGCGGTGCTCTTCGCCTTGGGCCTGCTGATGGCCGTCCTCACCTTCACCGCGGTCACCCTGCTGATCGGCCAGCCCTTCTACGAGAACCTCTCCGAGAAGGTCGACCGGGACGTGTCGCCCGACGGCACGGCACCCGAGTCGGGCCTCCCCCTGTGGCGCGAACTGTGGATCTCGGCCCGCGACAGCCTCCGCGTCCTGATCCGCGCCGCCGTCTGGGGCGTGCTGCTGTTCGCCGTCGGTTTCCTGCCGTTCGTCGGCCAGACGGCCGTACCGGTGCTCGGGTTCTTCGTCACCGGCTTCTTCCTCACCGAGGAACTCGCCTCCGTGGCCCTGCAGCGCCGGGGCGTCGAGCTGCGCGCCCGCCTCACCCTGCTCCGCTCCCGCAAGACCCTGGTCTGGGGCTTCGGCACCCCCCTCGGCCTGGCCTTCCTGGTCCCGTTCGTCGCGGTCTTCCTGATGCCGGGCGCGGTCGCCGGGGCGACGCTGCTGGCGCGGGACCTGCTGGGCGAGGAGATCGACGAGGAGGAGGACACGGACCAGGACACGGACGACGCCGAGGGGGAGCAGGTCACCTCCTGA
- a CDS encoding serine hydrolase domain-containing protein, giving the protein MTQEITVHGTVADGFEQVREGFAAFVAGERADYEGQLCAYVNGRKVVDLWAGEDADGGSLYGVYSSTQGAAHLVVAMLVQDGTLELDRKVTYYWPEFAAEGKGSLALRELLAHRAGLVGTDSGFTPAELADDRAIAERLADQRPFWRPGTAFGYHALVIGALTGEVVRRATGRTIQELHEERVRAPYGLDFYLGLPASREPRFRTVQPMRPTAEQRSLLDAQPSGPHTLASIAFNGHAAEPTDLQSLPNERLIRAKGPASVGGVASARGLAGLYAAMISEVDGKAPLLKPDTVAEFGQFHSAGYDLVARAHKTFGLGFQTTADTWHPFLGAGTIGHSGAAGSQSFADPRSGLAYGYTRRRFAFPGGAAPENDQLARAVHRAALNV; this is encoded by the coding sequence ATGACACAGGAGATCACCGTCCACGGCACGGTCGCCGATGGCTTCGAGCAGGTGCGCGAGGGGTTCGCCGCGTTCGTCGCCGGCGAACGAGCAGACTACGAAGGTCAGTTGTGCGCGTACGTCAACGGGCGGAAGGTCGTCGACCTGTGGGCGGGTGAGGACGCCGACGGGGGTTCCCTCTACGGCGTGTACTCCTCCACCCAGGGCGCCGCCCATCTCGTGGTGGCGATGCTCGTGCAGGACGGCACACTGGAACTGGACCGCAAAGTCACCTACTACTGGCCGGAGTTCGCGGCGGAGGGCAAGGGCTCACTGGCCCTGCGCGAGCTGCTGGCGCACCGGGCGGGCCTGGTCGGCACCGACTCCGGCTTCACGCCGGCGGAGCTGGCCGACGACCGGGCGATCGCCGAACGCCTCGCCGACCAGCGGCCGTTCTGGCGGCCCGGCACAGCGTTCGGCTACCACGCCCTGGTCATCGGCGCGCTCACCGGCGAGGTCGTACGGCGCGCCACGGGCCGTACGATCCAGGAGCTGCACGAGGAACGGGTCCGCGCCCCCTACGGCCTGGACTTCTACCTGGGCCTGCCCGCCTCCCGCGAGCCGCGCTTCCGCACCGTCCAGCCGATGCGGCCGACCGCAGAGCAGCGGTCCCTGCTCGACGCGCAGCCCAGCGGACCGCACACCCTCGCGTCCATCGCCTTCAACGGCCACGCGGCCGAGCCGACCGACCTGCAGTCCCTGCCCAACGAGCGCCTGATCCGCGCCAAGGGCCCGGCGTCGGTCGGTGGGGTCGCCTCGGCGCGCGGGCTCGCCGGGCTGTACGCGGCCATGATCAGCGAGGTCGACGGGAAGGCACCGCTGCTGAAACCGGACACGGTGGCGGAGTTCGGCCAGTTCCACTCCGCCGGATACGACCTGGTGGCGCGGGCGCACAAAACGTTCGGCCTCGGTTTCCAGACGACCGCCGACACCTGGCACCCGTTCCTGGGCGCCGGCACGATCGGCCACAGCGGCGCGGCGGGCTCCCAGTCCTTCGCCGACCCCCGCAGCGGCCTGGCCTACGGCTACACCCGCCGCCGCTTCGCCTTCCCGGGCGGCGCGGCCCCGGAGAACGACCAACTGGCAAGAGCGGTGCACAGAGCGGCACTGAACGTCTGA
- a CDS encoding mandelate racemase/muconate lactonizing enzyme family protein, with product MRITGISTHVVGTPWRNLTYVQVHTDEGITGVGETRMLGHTDALIGYLREAEANHILGSDPFAVEDLVRRMKYGDFGRAGEIVMSGIAVVEMACWDIKGKALGVPVWQLLGGKVTDRVKAYANGWYTTERTPDAYHKAAQEVMARGYRALKIDPFGTGHFELDHAQTLYSVSLIEAVRDAIGPDAELMLEMHGRFSPATAVRLARELAPFKPAWLEEPVPPENLKALEKVAAKVDLPVATGERIHDRIEFRELFESQAVDIIQPDVGHIGGIWETRKLAATAETHYMLVAPHNVGGSVLTAASLQVGFTSPNFKILEHFNDFADAEIKKVVRGAPEVVDGYFQLSDAPGLGVEFDADAAAEFPQQQARFDLWADGWEQRRPKGGEQ from the coding sequence GTGCGCATCACCGGAATCAGCACACACGTGGTGGGGACGCCGTGGCGCAACCTGACCTACGTACAGGTGCACACCGACGAGGGGATCACGGGAGTCGGCGAGACCCGGATGCTCGGTCACACCGACGCGCTGATCGGCTATCTGCGGGAGGCCGAGGCCAACCACATTCTCGGTTCCGACCCGTTCGCTGTCGAGGACCTCGTGCGCCGTATGAAGTACGGCGACTTCGGCCGCGCGGGTGAAATCGTGATGTCCGGCATCGCGGTCGTCGAGATGGCCTGCTGGGACATCAAGGGCAAGGCGCTCGGCGTCCCGGTCTGGCAGCTGCTCGGCGGCAAGGTCACCGACCGGGTCAAGGCGTACGCCAACGGCTGGTACACGACGGAGCGGACCCCGGACGCCTACCACAAGGCCGCCCAGGAGGTCATGGCCCGCGGATACCGGGCCCTCAAGATCGACCCGTTCGGCACCGGGCACTTCGAGCTCGACCACGCGCAGACCCTCTACTCCGTCTCCCTCATCGAGGCGGTGCGCGATGCCATCGGCCCGGACGCCGAGCTGATGCTGGAGATGCACGGCCGCTTCTCCCCCGCCACCGCGGTCCGGCTGGCCAGGGAGCTGGCCCCGTTCAAGCCCGCCTGGCTGGAGGAGCCGGTGCCGCCGGAGAACCTCAAGGCGCTGGAGAAGGTGGCCGCCAAGGTGGACCTGCCGGTCGCGACCGGTGAGCGGATCCATGACCGGATCGAGTTCCGTGAGCTCTTCGAGAGCCAGGCCGTCGACATCATCCAGCCGGACGTCGGCCACATCGGCGGCATCTGGGAGACCCGGAAGCTGGCCGCCACCGCCGAGACCCACTACATGCTCGTCGCTCCCCACAACGTGGGCGGCTCGGTGCTCACCGCGGCCTCCCTCCAGGTCGGGTTCACCTCCCCGAACTTCAAGATCCTGGAGCACTTCAACGATTTCGCCGACGCGGAGATCAAGAAGGTCGTCAGGGGTGCCCCTGAGGTCGTCGACGGGTACTTCCAGCTGTCCGACGCGCCCGGCCTCGGCGTCGAGTTCGACGCCGACGCGGCAGCCGAGTTCCCCCAGCAGCAGGCCCGGTTCGATCTGTGGGCCGACGGCTGGGAGCAGCGCAGGCCGAAGGGCGGCGAGCAGTGA
- a CDS encoding LysR family transcriptional regulator yields MARMPNAHHDPDLSTVWLRVFLAVARHGSFTTAARTLGWTQSAVSRQISSLEAALGGGPLFDRLPRGVRLTEAGRILVPYAETVAGALYGAGRELAALREAAAGRLRFGAFPSADAALVPHALAAFRARHPGVRVTREEGLTPGLLDRLADGHLEVAVVSTTGRAPLETYELHHLIDESLYVAVPADHALAREDGPVQLGLLADADWISGGPRPEGTLLDAALRQGFRPRVAHVVAEWTAKQGYVAAGLGVALVPALAAVSVRPDVALLPVLDEGAPARAVYAATVRGRTPTPATEAFLTALREAAARIPGPPDTMA; encoded by the coding sequence ATGGCTCGCATGCCGAATGCGCATCACGATCCGGACCTCTCCACCGTCTGGCTGCGGGTGTTCCTGGCGGTCGCCCGGCACGGCTCGTTCACCACGGCCGCGCGGACGCTCGGCTGGACGCAGTCCGCGGTGTCCCGGCAGATCTCCTCGCTGGAGGCGGCGCTGGGCGGCGGTCCGCTCTTCGACCGGCTGCCGCGCGGGGTGCGGCTGACGGAGGCCGGGCGGATCCTGGTGCCGTACGCCGAGACCGTCGCCGGGGCGCTGTACGGCGCCGGGCGCGAACTGGCCGCGCTGCGCGAAGCGGCCGCCGGGCGGCTGCGGTTCGGTGCCTTCCCCAGCGCCGACGCGGCACTGGTGCCGCACGCCCTCGCCGCCTTCCGGGCCCGGCACCCCGGTGTCCGGGTCACCCGCGAGGAGGGGCTGACGCCGGGGCTGCTGGACCGGCTGGCGGACGGGCACCTGGAGGTGGCCGTGGTCTCCACGACCGGCCGGGCGCCGCTGGAGACGTACGAACTCCACCATCTCATCGACGAGTCGCTGTACGTCGCTGTTCCGGCCGACCATGCGCTGGCGCGCGAGGACGGGCCCGTGCAGCTCGGCCTGCTCGCTGACGCCGACTGGATATCCGGCGGTCCCCGCCCCGAGGGCACGCTCCTGGACGCGGCCCTGCGGCAGGGCTTCCGGCCGCGCGTGGCGCATGTCGTCGCCGAGTGGACGGCCAAGCAGGGCTATGTCGCCGCGGGTCTGGGCGTCGCCCTGGTCCCGGCGCTGGCCGCCGTCTCCGTACGGCCGGACGTGGCCCTGCTGCCCGTCCTCGACGAGGGCGCCCCCGCGCGGGCGGTGTACGCGGCGACGGTACGGGGGCGGACGCCGACGCCGGCCACGGAGGCGTTCCTCACGGCGCTGCGGGAGGCGGCGGCGAGGATCCCGGGCCCCCCGGACACCATGGCGTAG
- a CDS encoding SCO2400 family protein, producing MDYCHPCRRHLNGALACPGCGTPVEELRAYQQQADALPQDPYEYKDESPYDGYDDEGDEGEEDAESYDGDGGGDGNEPRGRAARRREQTRGKSRGRGRGGAAEGPSGADASRRDRKAAAHRRRRRRTILITAGFVLAAGGLSLAELGVDAPFSSPKPAAAGGETTDGGSSSAEAGKTAKPLDDASGGSSGADASPTASASPSASESGKDKASKSPDDKATDKSDDASATGSGPTTSRPTATTTAQPAPTRTTTPPTSAPTTNPAPTQTCKRFLWWCT from the coding sequence ATGGACTACTGCCACCCGTGCCGTCGGCACCTCAACGGCGCCCTCGCCTGCCCGGGGTGCGGCACACCCGTCGAAGAGCTACGTGCGTATCAGCAGCAAGCGGACGCGCTCCCTCAGGATCCGTACGAGTACAAGGACGAGTCCCCGTACGACGGTTACGACGACGAGGGCGACGAGGGCGAGGAGGACGCCGAGAGCTACGACGGCGATGGTGGCGGCGACGGGAACGAGCCGCGGGGACGCGCGGCCCGCCGCCGTGAGCAGACCCGTGGCAAGAGTCGGGGCCGGGGACGCGGAGGCGCCGCCGAGGGCCCGTCCGGCGCCGACGCGAGCCGTCGCGACCGCAAGGCCGCGGCCCATCGCCGACGGCGGCGCCGCACGATTCTGATCACCGCGGGGTTCGTCCTGGCGGCGGGTGGCCTGAGCCTTGCCGAACTGGGCGTCGACGCCCCGTTCTCCAGCCCGAAACCGGCCGCGGCCGGGGGCGAGACGACGGACGGCGGCTCCTCGTCCGCCGAGGCCGGCAAGACCGCGAAGCCCCTGGACGACGCGTCCGGCGGCTCGTCGGGAGCGGACGCCTCCCCGACCGCTTCCGCCTCCCCCTCGGCCTCGGAGTCCGGCAAGGACAAGGCGTCCAAGTCCCCGGACGACAAGGCGACGGACAAGTCCGACGACGCGTCGGCCACCGGCTCGGGCCCGACGACATCCCGCCCGACCGCCACGACCACGGCCCAGCCGGCCCCCACCCGGACCACGACCCCACCGACCTCGGCCCCGACCACCAACCCCGCACCGACCCAGACGTGCAAGCGGTTCCTGTGGTGGTGCACGTGA
- a CDS encoding RidA family protein, with amino-acid sequence MQITLGSPASAPQPLNAYYSQVARAEHADGSALLFLSGQIAEGATLAEQTRGVFETIEALLKAHGATLADVINIRTYLTDISRLDEYGAVRREFLTGIPPTSMTFEVPRLFRPEALIEIEIVAAVPGGG; translated from the coding sequence ATGCAGATCACCCTCGGCAGTCCCGCCTCCGCACCCCAGCCCCTCAACGCCTACTACTCCCAGGTCGCCCGAGCCGAACACGCCGATGGCAGCGCCCTGTTGTTCCTCTCCGGGCAGATCGCCGAGGGCGCGACCCTCGCCGAGCAGACCCGTGGCGTCTTCGAGACGATCGAGGCCCTGCTCAAGGCGCACGGCGCGACCCTGGCGGACGTCATCAACATCCGCACGTATCTGACGGACATCTCCCGGCTCGACGAATACGGCGCCGTACGAAGGGAGTTCCTCACCGGGATCCCGCCCACGAGCATGACCTTCGAAGTGCCCCGGCTGTTCCGCCCGGAGGCCCTGATCGAGATCGAGATCGTGGCGGCGGTGCCCGGGGGCGGGTGA
- a CDS encoding MarR family winged helix-turn-helix transcriptional regulator produces MSTPEKTYRPDRLTMEVVELIGDVVARFYADYEEAAGEHTLTGAQARLLSLLSLEPLPMRKLAQKLKCEPSNVTGIVDRLESRGLVERRPDPADRRVKLAAATDEGRQVAQDLRNGLRFAREPLAGLSDEERQSLRDLLRRMLHG; encoded by the coding sequence ATGTCCACCCCAGAGAAGACCTACCGCCCCGACCGGCTGACCATGGAGGTCGTCGAGCTGATCGGGGACGTCGTGGCCCGGTTCTACGCGGACTACGAGGAAGCGGCGGGTGAGCACACGCTGACCGGGGCGCAGGCCCGCCTGCTCAGCCTCCTGTCCCTGGAGCCGCTGCCGATGCGCAAGCTCGCGCAGAAGCTGAAGTGCGAGCCGTCGAACGTGACCGGGATCGTGGACCGCCTGGAGTCCCGCGGCCTGGTCGAGCGCCGCCCCGACCCGGCCGACCGCCGGGTGAAGCTCGCCGCCGCCACGGACGAGGGCCGCCAGGTCGCCCAGGACCTCCGCAACGGCCTACGCTTCGCCCGCGAGCCCCTGGCGGGCCTCTCCGACGAGGAACGACAGTCCCTCCGGGACCTGCTGCGCCGGATGCTGCACGGATAG